The following is a genomic window from Chitinophaga caseinilytica.
CGCATGGTTCGCCGCCCTGGCCGTGAGCGCCATGTACGTCAGCGAAGGGTTCTGGCAGGCGTTGGAAGTCATGCAGGCGCCATCTGTCACGAATACGTTCGGCGCGGCATGCACCTGGTTCCAGGCGTTGAGCACAGACGTTTTCGGATCGCGGCCCATGCAGGCAGTCCCCATTTCATGAATGGCCTGCCCCGGGAAAGAGTCGCGGTTGAAGGGTGTAACGTTTTTCAGTCCGGCCGCTTCCAGCATCGCTACAGCTTCCCCGTCCATATCCTTGCGCATTTTCTTTTCATTTTCCTTGAATTCGGCATCGAACTGCAGTACCGGCTGGCCCCAGGCGTCCTGCTTCGAGCGGTCGAGCACCACGCGGTTGTCGTAATAAGGAAGGCATTCGCCGAAGCTCATGAGCCCCATCTGCCAGGGGCCCGGCTCCGTCAGGTAATCTTTGAAAGCCGCGCCTACGCCCAGTTCCGCCACGCCCCTCGCCCAGTTGCCCCGTGCGCTGAAGCCGGTGTACTGGAACCCGCGGAGGTAATCGCGCTTGTCGCCATTGAGGTTCACGAACCGCGGGATGAAGAACCCCGCAGGCCGGCGGCCGTAATAATATTTATCGGCGAACTCTTCGGAAGTGCCGCTGGCGCCGGCGTGGAAGTGATGATCCATCAGGTAGCGCCCCACGATGTCATGATCGTTGCCCACGCCGTGCTGGAACCTCGTGGAAGTGGAATTCAGCAGTAAAAAAGTGCTCGCCATGGCCGAGGCGTTGAGGAACACGATTTTGGCGTAGTATTCCGTCATCTCCTTCGTGTGCTTGTCGATCACGCGGACGCCCGTGATTTTTTGCGCCTTTTCGTCCCAGATGAGGGAATTGACGATAGCATCAGGCCGGAGCGTGAGGTTACCGGTTTTGGCAGCTGCAGGCAATGTCGAGGAATTGCTGGAGAAATACGCACCGAAGGGGCAACCGCGATCGCAGAGGTTGCGGTATTGGCAGCTGCCGCGCTCGCCGATGGGCCGGGTCAGGTTGGCGGTGCGGAACATGGTCATCTTCCTGCCGGGGAACGCTGTTTCGATCCTTCCTTTCACGGCTTTTTCGAAGCAGTTCATTTCCATGGGCGGCTGGAAAACGCCGTCGGGCACCTGCGGGAGGCCTTCGGCCTGGCCGCTGATCCCGGCGAAAGCTTCCACATAGTCGTACCAGGGCGCAAGGTCTTTGTACCGGATCGGCCAATCGACCCCGATGCCTTCTTTGGCGTTGGCTTCGAAGTCTTGCTCCCCGAGCCGCAGGGAACCGCGCCCCCACATAATGGAACGCCCGCCCACGATGTCGGCCCGCGTCCAGTCGAAGCGTTTGGATTCCGTGTACGGGCTGTCCGTATCTTTTATCCAGTATTTGTCGTTGAACCCGGAGTACACCCGTTCGCGGGTGAGGTAGGGATGGTCTTTGACCTGGCCGGTCGTGAGCCGGCCGCGGTGCTCGATTTCCCAGGGGTCTTTCGTCGCGTTTTCGTAATCCTTGACGTGCTCGAATTGTTTACCGCGTTCCAGCACGAGGGTTTTCAGGCCTTTTTCACATAGTTCCTTCGCGGCCCATCCGCCGCTGATACCGGACCCCACCACGATGGCGTCGTAGGTATTGGCTGCTTTTGCTGTCAGATTCAGGTGGATCATCGTCGTATAGTTAGGTTTCTGCTTCCTAAACAACTAAAAATCCCCAAAAAATCCGCACCAGCCATCACATTTTTGGTTATTCATGCACATACCGCCAGGCGAAACGCGCGTTGGGCGCAGCGTCTCCGTTATCCAGCCAGCCGATGCCGCCAGCGCTCAGGGGAAAATTATCCGCCCATTTCAACTGCAATGCAAATTTGCCGCCTTTGATGCCCAGCATTTTCTTCGGGATCACCAGTTCCATTTCGTTGCCTCGCTGCCGGCATTTTATTTCACTGCCGGACGACCAGCCACCCGCGCCGGTAAAGCGTTGCAGCGTAGCTACGTTCGCGTTGTCCGGCTGGTGCTGAACGGTAAAGCCGAACCCCTCCCAGGTGGCGCCCTGCTGGCCTTCTACCTGCAGAAACAACCGCATCCAGTCGGGATCTGTGCGGGGCGACATACCCTCCGCCGTTCTCACGTAGCAGTAAATATTTTTCCCGTCGGATGCAACCGCCGCGGCGATGATGTCGTTCCTGCCGGTAACGTTCGTATATGACCGTATGCGGCCCCAGCCGGGATGATCGCGGTGCAGCACATCGCCCCGGTCGTCCGTATAATGCGTACCGGCATCCCTCCAATCCGAAAAATCCCCGTCCACCGTAATCTTATCCGCTCCCGTTGCCGCTTCCGGCTTGCGAACACCTTTGTATTGCCGGATGAACGACGCCAGCTGGTAATAATAATGATCGGCCGTGACGGCATTGGCCGGCTCCGCATCCCTGCTGAATTCCGCGTTGTAAAGGTCTACGAAAAACGTCTCCCCTTCTTTCGCTTTCTTCCCCAGAAAATCCTGTCCCGCGCTTCCGGCCTTGAACCGCATCGCCACCCATTCGTTCCAGCCCGTTACGAACACGAACTCAGGATCTACTTCCAGCGCGCGTTTCCATTGTTCTTCGAAATACAGTCCCTTTTCGGTGGAAGGTTTCTCCGGCTGTTTCCAGTTATGAAAACTCCGCCCGATGTTGGACACAGGATGTTCCGCCACGGCCACGCTGATCTGTTCCGGCCTGTTTTTCGACTCATGCCAGCCGTACGATTGCGGCGTATGATCGAGCCAGGTCCATTTGTCTTTCCCATCGCCGAACCATTTCTGCCCTTTGCTCCAGGCCCACGATTGCCGCACGCTGAAAAACGCGCCGATCTCCGGCGTCACCGCTTCCGGCGGACACAGCAGCAGGGGTTTGCCTTTCCAGTAAAACCACAGGTCTTTGAACAGTTCCTTTTTATAGATCGAATTGTAAATGTTCTGCACCGTTTGTTCCGGCGCGCTGTTCACGATAAACGCGATCGACGGTGCCGCTTCGCCTTCCGCCCGAAGTTTCCGGTACGTTTCCGCGATTTTGGTGACCTGCGGCAGGTAAATGGGCCCGTTGGTGACGTCGAAGATGATCACGTCGATGCCTGCGTCGGTAAGCATTTGCGCGTGTTTCCGGATGATCCACTCGTCGTCTGGCAGGTAATACCCGAAGTAAGGCTCGCCCCAATGGTGGAACGCGTGCACCGGGCCGTATTGCGGATTGGCGGGATTCGCTTTCAGCAATTCCGTGATGTCGTACGGGCTCACCGTATCTCCCGGCGATTTGGGGACCACGCCGCCGCCCGGGCCGCCGGCAACGTGCCGGTCGTAGCCGTGCGCGCCTTGCCAGATGAAATAGAAAATTCCCACGTACCGGTCTTTTTTCGGGGCGGGATAGCTCCCCGGCGCAAGGGTCCTTCCCAACCCGTCGGTAGCCGCCCATTCATCGGCCCGGTGCGGCGGAACGGCCACGGGCGTTGTGCCCTGCTGTGCAAAAACCGCCTGCGCGGCCATGATGGCGGCGCAGGCGGTGAAAATGATTTTATTCATGATGCGATTGCATGGTTTTCGTTATTCGTTCCATCCCGGGTTCTGCCAGTTCACGCCGGTCAATTCACGGATTTTGTCTGCCTCGCCCTGGTCGAGCGGGTACAGGAGGAACCGGTCTTCGTTAGAGGAGCGTGCGGTAAATTTAAATCGCTGGTAAGACAAAACATCGTTGACTTTCGTGATCCGCATGCCGGTCACGAACTGGTCTGTCTGTTGCAGGATTTTCCATCGCCGCACATCGAAGAATCGATGTTCCTCGAAAGCCAGTTCCACCGCGCGTTCGTTCCGGTATTTCTTCTCGAAGGCTTCCTTGTTCATGCCGGCCGGGAACGCTGGCATACCGGCCCTTGCGCGCACGGCGTTCACCGCTTCGCGGGCGCTCATGCTGAAAGCACCTACCGTCACCTTGGCATCCGGCCCTACGGCCTGGTTGGCGGCCTCGGCGAAGTTGAGGTACAGTTCTGCGAGGCGGATGAGGCGCACGGAGCCGTCGGCATTCGCGTTCTGGGCCGATTTCCAGTTGTTGAACTTGCGGATGTAGTAACCGGTGCGGGTGTTGCGCCGGTTATCTTCACTGATCCCTTCCGTGCCGCCAACGAACGTTTCGATCTTTTTTCCGGCGGGCTGATCGAGCCGGCGTACAGCGCCGTTGTACCAGATCGACGCATAAAACCTGGGATCGCGGCCGGTGTAGGGGTTTTGCGGATCGTATCCGGAAGCGGGATTGACGATGGGCACCAGCCTGTCGGCATCGCTGTAGCCGAGGATGGGCGCTTCGCCGTTGGCCATTTCGTACCGGTCGATCATCTCCTGTGTGGGATTGGGCCCGGATTTGGTCATGCTCGGCGTGCTGGGCAGGCCGGCGTTTTGCCACATGGCCATCTGGCCGCCAACGTGGTAGATGGTTTCCTTGTCGCGGGTGCGCATGTCGTTGGAAGTCGTGAAATGGTACAACGCGTACCCGTTCTGCGCGATGGCGGCATCGGGCACTTCGCTGAAGAGGCTATAGCCGTTGGAAAGACAAGCGCCCAGTGCTTCTCCGGTTGTGTTGGCAACATCCTGCCAGGAATATGAACCATCGTTCCATAACGGGCTCGCGGCATAGAGCATCGCCTGGGATTTGACGGCGTAAGCCACCGCCCGGGTCATGATGCCGTATTGGTTTTCGTAGATATCCCAGTTGAAGCCCGGCCGGCCGGGAGGTACCATCAGCGCCGAATCGCATTCCTTCACGATGAACGCTACCACTTCGGAGAACTTCGCGCGGCGGTCTTTCGAGAAATCGTACCCGATGGGCAAAGGTTTATCGAAAATGGGCACACCGCCGTACCGTTTGATGAGCTGGAAGTAATACAGTCCCCGCAGCGCATGGGCCTGCGCCACCCAGGAATTCCGTTCTTCCGGCGTAGCCACGATATTGGCGGAGCGGATGCCGCTGAGGAATACGTTCGTTTTGCGGATACCTTCGAACAGGCGCTGCCAGGGCTGCCCGTCGGACGATTGCCCCCCGTAGCTGGAGGCCGTTACATCGCCGGCGTACCAGGCGCGGTAGCGGGAATTGGCGGTGATATCGTCGCAATCCTGCGCTTCGTCGGTGAACGACGAGCGGTCTACATGCGGCCCGGGAACAAATCCGTAGCAGGAATTAAGGTACCCGCGCGTGTAGTCGTAATCGTTAAAAACTTCTCCCAGTGTGATGCGGCCGTCTTGCGGCAGGTCGAGCTGCTTGTTGCAGGCCAGGGCTGCGGCGGCGAGGAGGAATGGGAATATTTTTTTCATGCCGTTATTTTTAACATGTCAACGTCTCGGTGATTAGAATTGCAGCTGAACGGCCGCGTTATACACTTTGTACACGGGGAACGAGCCATAGCCGCCGCTTTCGGGGCCGAAGTCGGAAGTGGGGAGCTTATCCCAGGTGAGCAGGTTCTGCCCGCTGAGCATGACCTTCACTTTCTGCGCCGCGAGCCTCCGGGCCACGGATTCAGGCAACGTCCAGGCGATCTCGGCATTTTTGAGGCGGAGATAAGAACGGTCGTAGAAATAGAACGTGTTCGTTTCATGATTGACCGTTTTCACCATGGAAAGCGCGGGGTAATAAATCGGCTCCCCGGCGGCGAAACGCTCGGCCGTCCAGGCATTGCGGTGGAGCGAACCATACACGCCGTCGAACTCCGTTTCCCGGACGCCCAGTCCGGAGTAGGACGTAGCGTATTGCCCGGTGCCCTGGAACAGGAAGTTCAATTCCACCGAACGGAACTTCACCCCGCCGTTGATGGCGTATTGCTGCCGCGGCGTGTTGCCGTAACCCATGGGCGCTTTGTCTTTCTGGTCGATGATCTTGTCGCCGTTGAGATCGGCATAGCGCAGGTCTCCCGGGCGCGGGGTGCCGAAAGTATACGTCAGCCCGCTTTGCGTGATCTCGTCCTGCGAGTTGAAGTAGCCGTTGCCGTTGGAGCGGTCTACTACGTACCCGAATTCCGTTCCCAGCGAAAATCCTTCTTCCCAGTTGCGGTATGCGTAATCTACCTGGCGTTTGGCCTCGTTCCAGCTGATGATGGTATTTTTCGCCTGGGCGAACCATCCGCCCAGGTTGAAGCTCCAGTCGCGGTCCAGTTGTTTGTAGAAGGATGCGGTGATCTCGAATCCTTTATTTTCGAAAACGCCCATGTTCGTGCGGGGATAATTGCCTAACGGGATGCCCTGGTACTGGGGGATTTTGTTCACGGCGCCCACCACCATGTTCGTCATTTTTTCCTTGAACACGTCTGCCGTGATATGGACCATATTGAACAGTCCCAGGTCGATGCCGGCGTTTTGTTTGGTAGAAACTTCCGCACGGATGCCGGGGTTACCGACGAGGTTTTCGGTGATGTTGTACTGGAGGTAGCCGAGCGGGCCGCCGCCGCCGAACGTCACGTTATCGAGATAGGCGAACCGGGGCAATCCCGTTCTGTCGTTGGCCGTTTTACCCCAGGAGCCACGCAGCTTGAGGAGGCTCAGCCACTTCGCCCCTTCCATCCACCGCTCTCCCGTCAACAGCCAGGCCGCGGAAACCGCCGGCATACTGGTAAACCGCGCATCGCGGGCGTATTGCTCGGAGCCGGAACGGCCCAGATCGAGCTGCAGGAAATATTTATCGGCGTAACTGTAAGCCACTTCCCCGCCCAGGCTCAGCCGGTTGTACGGCAACATGCCCGGCGCGCCGTTGTCTGCCGTGGTAAGGTTCTGGAAATACCCGAACGCCACCGCGCCGATGTGGTGGCTGCCGAAATCGCGGCTGTAATCGAGCTGGCTGTGATACGTGAGGTGATAATAGTAACTGTGCGTTTTTCCGTATCCGAGCGGCGTATTCGTTTCACCGCCTTTCTTCTGGAACGCGAGCGTATCGCGCCGGTCGGTGCGCATCCAGCGTTCGTAGTTCTGGGTGGTGGAAAGACTGCCCACGGAATTGGTCTGGTAGGCGAAGGTGCCGGTGAGCGACAATCCCTTCGTCAACCACGACAGATCGGCTTCCACGCCCACCTGCGAGTTGATGTTTACCACGGTATGGCGGTAATACCCGGAACGGTTGAGCATGCCGTAGGTGGGCGATCCGATTTTGTCGGTCGTGATCACCTGGCCGCCTGCCGGGGAACTTTTGCCCGAGGGGTCGGTGATGGCGGGTGTGAGCGGCCCGTACACCGTTGGCGCCATCTGGAACAGGCTCGTATACACCGTGGCGTTACCGGAGCCGGGCGTGCGCTCGCGCTTGATGTTGCCGCTCAGGCGCAGGAAGGCTTTGATGTATTTGTGCAGGTTCATGTCGAGGTTAGACCGGTAGTTCACCCACACGTTGTTGGCGTCTGATTTGTATTTATCGGTATCGGTGTTCCATTGCCCGCCCTGGTGCATGACGTTCAGGTTCGAGAAATACTGCACGCGGTCGTTGCCGCCGGTCAGGCTTACATTCACCCGTTCCATCCGCGCAAAGTCGCGCATGTAGCGGTCGTACCAGTTGTTTTCCGGGTACAGGTTGCGGTCGGAGCCGGTGCGGAACCCTTCTATCTGCGTTTCATTGAATATCGCGAAATCGCCGCGGCCGTCGTTTTTCGCAGCCTGGTTGCGCATGGTGGCGTAGTCGTAGGAATTGTACCAGGTGGGCCGGGTGCTCACTTCCTGCAGCGACTGATCTAGCCGCACATCCACTTTCAACGGCCCCTTTTTCCCCCGCTTCGTTGTTACCACGATGATGCCGTTGGCGCCCTGGATGCCGTACAGGGCTTGTGCCGCCGCGTCTTTCAGCACGGAAACGGATTCGATTTCCGCGGCGGTGATGTATTCCAGCGTTTGCTGGCTGTTGTAGGAAACGAGCGTGCCGTCCATGATCACCAGCGGCCCCTGTTTGCGGGCGGAAGATAATCCGCGGATGAACATATCGGTACTGGCGCGCGAAAGTTCCGAGCCGGTTTCCTGTGTGAAAAGGCCCGGCAAGCGCCCGGCGAAGGTCATGCTGAGATTGGCGACCGGCGAGCGTTCCAGCTCTTCGCCCGATACGGTGGACACGGCCGCGGTGAGCGACCGGCGATTGGGAGAAGTATATCCGAGGAACACCGGCTCATCCAGCTGATGCACGTCTTTTTCCAGCACGATGTCCGTTTCGGTGCCAGGCTCCACGGTATCACGGCGGTAACCGCGCATCCAGGCGGTGAGGGTAGCCTGGGCCATATCTGCCGGTAAGGAAAACCGCCCGTTGGCGGCGGTGGAAGTGCCGGTGCGCCCGTCCAACGATTGAATGGTAACGCCTGCCAGCGGACGGCCCTGCGCGTCTGTCACGCGGCCGGTGCGGAAAACGCCTGCCTGCTGGGCCGAAGCGGGGATCGCAGCGGAGGCGAAGAGCGCCGCCATCGCCAGCGAAAGTATATGTTGATGTCGTTGTTGCATGTGATTGAGGTTTCAGTCAGAAAACGATCCCGCGCTTACCAGCCGGGGTTTTGCCAGTTTTGCCCGGTGATGGAGCGCAGGCGGTTGGCCTCGTCCAGCGGCAGGGGCAGGTACAGGAACTTCGTCGTATAGTTCTTCCGTTCCACTTCCCGTACCGGGCGGCGCTTGTAGGTGTACGTCCCGTTATCGTTGCGGGTGATCTCCATCGCCGTTACCCATTTGTCGGTTTTGGCGAGATCGCCGCCGGGGGCCGCCCATCGGCGCACATCGAAATACCGGTTCTCTTCCAGCGCCAGTTCCACTCTTCTTTCATTGCGGATGCGGGTGATGAGCTGTGTTTTGGACAGTGAGGCCGGCAGATCGGGCATGCCGGCGCGGGCGCGGATCTCGTTCACCGCGGTCCTCGCTTCGTCGAGCTTACCGGCTTCTGCCGCAGCTTCCGCAAAATTCAGTACCATTTCCCCGAGGCGGTACCATTTATGCGGGGCGCCGGCCACGCCGTTATCGTCGCCCGAAGTCGGGTACAGGAATTTGCGCTCGTAATAACCGGTGCGGGTAGCACTTCTCACCGACGCGTGAATGCCGGTAAAAGGCTCGCCCACGTAAGTCGTAATGATGCGCGTACGGTTCCCGATGCCGGCGGGATAGTTTTCCGGCGAAGCGGCCGTTTCCGCAAAGCCCCATCTCGCTTTCCGTTTGGAGCCGTTGTAGTAAATGGTGGCGTAGAAACGGGGATCGCGGTTGGCATACGGATTGGCCGCGTCGTACAGCGTATTGTCCGGGTTATAGTTGGGCTGGGTATGCTTTTCGTCGAGATAGGGATTGTCGAGGTTGAGGACGGGCTTTCCGTCGGAGGTCTCGTAGGCATCCACCAGCTCCTGGGTAGGACAGGTACCTGATTTGTACCCGTTCTGCGCCCCCACGCCGTCTACGTGATAGATGTTGCCGGTATTGCTCCTGTGCTGGTAAATGGTTTCCTTGTCGATGGGATTGTCCTGGTGCTTCATCGGCTGCGTGAAATATTCGTTGTACAGCGCGGTGTGCGGGTTGAGGTTTGGCCCGAGATAGGCGTCGGGAACGAGGTAGAGATGCGGCAGGTTCACTTTGTTGTACAGTTCGTACCCATTGGCGCGAAGGCTGGCGAGCGCCTGTTTGGTGACGTTGTAGGCCTCGTCCCAGTGGTTCTGCCCATTATTGTAGAGCGGACTGGCGGCGAACAGCATCATCCGGCTTTTGATGGCGGCGGCGAGGGCTTTGGTGAAGCGGCCGGCTTCCGCATCTACGGTGATGCGCCAGGGAATTTCGGGCGTAGCCAGGGCCGCATCGCAATCTTCCATGATGAACTTCGCCACTTCGTAATAGGTGGCTTTTTTCAGGTTGGAGAAATCGTCGGTGAATTTGTGCGGCGCTTTTTCGATGGGAACGGCCGGCCCGTACCAGAGCAGCAGCTCCGTGTAGTAAAACGCGCGGAGCAGTTGTGCTTCCCCTTTCCAGCGGCTGCGCTGCGCCGGATCATTGACCGTGGCGGTATCGATGCGGCTGAGGAAAAGATTGAGGTTGCCGATAGAATTCCAGTAACGGTTCCAGTAGTTGCCGTTGTTCTGGTCGATGCTGGCGGGATTGTCGACCGGATGTGCGCCGGGTGCGGCGTCGCCGTTATACATCCTTCCGGAAATGAGCGTGGGCTCGGCTTCGGCGTCGGTGTCCCAGGCATCGTCGCTGAGGTTGACGGGCCCGCGGGAGGTGAAGAAATATCCCAAACCCTTGCTGGGCACGTTGGCGTAGCAGGAATTGAGGAATGCCGCCACTTTATTGTTGTCGCTGAAGATTTCGTCCATAGTCAGCTTCCCGTCTGGCGCCATATCCAGCGCCTTGTTACAGGATATGGCCACTATGGCGCACATCAGCAGAAAGGCATATTTCGATTTCATGTTAGACAGGTTTGAATGATCAGAATGAGGTGTTGAAACCGACGCTGAACGTCCGGGTGATCGGGTATCCGATGGCGTTGTTCCCTTCCGGGTCCAGGTGCGTCATGACGAAGTTTTTGGACAGGGTCATGAGGTTCTGTCCACCTACATACACTCTTGCGGACTTCAACCCGATGGGGCTGATCCAGGATTTCGGGAGGTTGACGGCCACTTCCGCATTTTTCAGGCGGGTGAAAGCGCGGTCGGTAATGAAGAAATCGTTGGCGGTGAAGTTGGTGTTGGATTTGGTGCTGAGGGCGGGATAGGTGATCTTCTCCCCTGACGCGTACCGCTCTGGCGTCCAGGCGTTGCGGTGGAAGTCGAAGAACGTGCCTTGTTTGATGATCTCATACACCCCGTTGTCTGCATACCGGCCCGTGTATTTGCCCACGCCCTGGAAGAAAACGGTGACGTCGATCATTTTCCAGGTGGCGGCGAACGTAGCGCCCCAGGTGAATCCCGGGATATGGCTGTAGCGGAGCGGCTGCATGTCTTTATCGTTCACGACGCCGTCGCCGTTAAGGTCTTTGTAGATGAAATCCCCCACGCGCGGGCTCCCGAAGCCGTACGTCGTTTTCGACAGATAAGCGTCCAGCTCCTGCTGCGAATTGAAAAACCCGTTGCCGTTGCTGCGGTCAATTTCATATCCCCAATGCTGCCCCAGCATGTAGCCCGTGCGGCGCAGGCGGTAGGCGTAAGATTCGTCGTTGATGGCTTCGTCGACGAAGCGCACTTCGTTGCGGTTGGTGCCGTAGTTGCCGCGGAACTGCACGAACCAGTCGCGGTTCAGCTGCCGGTGATATTCCAGTTCGATTTCGAAGCCGCGGTTTTCGATCTCGCCCAGGTTCACTTTGGGGATATTGCCCAGCGGTACGCCCTGGATGGCGGGGATGGTACCGCGGGTGATGAGGATTTTGGTGCGGTCTTCGGTGAAGTAATCGAAGGTGATGCTGAGGTCGCGGAAGAGCTGGAGATCCAGGCCCACGTTCCGTTTCAGCGCCTCTTCCCATGTGATGTCCGGGTTGCCGAGGAGGCCCTGGCTCACGCCCTGGCCCAGGCCGAGGCTGCCCAGCGGCCCGCCGCCCATCGTGATATTGCTCTGGTACAGGAACCGCGCGCTGCCGATCTTGTCGTTCCCCACTTTACCATACGAGCCGCGCAGCTTCAGGTTGGTGATGATATCGTTCCCTTTCAGGAACCGTTCGTTGCTGATCACCCATCCCACGGAAGCCGCCGGAAAGAAACCGTACCGTTTGTTCGGCGCAAATTGCTCGGAGCCGTTGTAACCGGCGTTCAATTCCGCGAAATAACGGTTATCGTATCCATAAGTTGCTCTGGCGGAAATGCCGATCACGTTGAAAGGGATTTCGCCGCCGGTGGATTCCCAGTAATCCCGCTGCGCGAGCACCATCCCGGTAACGTCGTGCCGGCGGTTAAACTGGCGGGCGTAATTGATCCGCCCCTGCATGTTGATGTTGTAGCGGGAATCGGCGCCCTTGGCGAGCGACAACCGGTTTTGCCCCGTGCGTTTCACTGAATAGATCAGCTCGTCCGTTTCGTAATTGACCTGCGCCAGGTACAGCGGTTCCAGTTTGGCGCCCTGCATGGCCGTGGTGCCGCGGGAATCGAACGAGATCATGCCGCGCATGCTCAGGCCGGGCGTGATCAGCTTGCCGAGGTCCCACTCAAGGCCGAGCGAGCTGTTGAGATTGGAGCGCACTTCATGCCGGTAACCCTGCCGGTTCATCACTTCGAAAGCCGACCGGTCGAGATACCCGGGATCGATGATCGCCCCTTCCGCCACGCCGAAACCCGGCAGCGCCGTGGGCCCGGGCGTAATGGGAAGGATGGTCTGCGCCTGGTAGATGAGGTCGGTGATCATCCAGTCGGTACTGCTGCCGGGATAAACGCCTGCCGAAGGCATATTCACCCGTTCGATATAGCTGCCGATGTTCAGGAAGCTTTTCAGGGAATTGGTGATCTTGTAATCGAGGTTGGAACGGAAGCTCCAGCGGTCCATCTTCGCCGATGGGTCGTAACCCAGCTTCGATTTCGGTTCCACGTTGAGGTTGCCGCCCTGGTGGAGGTAGTTCG
Proteins encoded in this region:
- a CDS encoding TonB-dependent receptor, giving the protein MMKLNTRIRVTCCMFLAVMLFALPARSQNKITVKGTVSDSAGATPLPGVTVRVAGAGIGTQTDALGSFSLNVPPDAVLIFGFLGYKGQQVPVNGRERLTVRLAASNESLNEVVVVGYGQQKKLSVTGAVSSITSEDLRMTTSASLAVALAGKLPGLTSIQSAGGQPGRDDATMYLRGVATTNGASPLILIDDVPRDNIRTIDPNEVASITILKDASATAAFGVRGANGVILITTKRGLPGKAELSLSVDQSWASFTHEPARLHSVDYMRMRNEASKNDGITTPPFSEEVIAKYQNPLAGLDPNDPDYERKAEVRRYMYPDHDYYRELIKRFAPQTRVNMGIRGGTDKVSYFANANYLHQGGNLNVEPKSKLGYDPSAKMDRWSFRSNLDYKITNSLKSFLNIGSYIERVNMPSAGVYPGSSTDWMITDLIYQAQTILPITPGPTALPGFGVAEGAIIDPGYLDRSAFEVMNRQGYRHEVRSNLNSSLGLEWDLGKLITPGLSMRGMISFDSRGTTAMQGAKLEPLYLAQVNYETDELIYSVKRTGQNRLSLAKGADSRYNINMQGRINYARQFNRRHDVTGMVLAQRDYWESTGGEIPFNVIGISARATYGYDNRYFAELNAGYNGSEQFAPNKRYGFFPAASVGWVISNERFLKGNDIITNLKLRGSYGKVGNDKIGSARFLYQSNITMGGGPLGSLGLGQGVSQGLLGNPDITWEEALKRNVGLDLQLFRDLSITFDYFTEDRTKILITRGTIPAIQGVPLGNIPKVNLGEIENRGFEIELEYHRQLNRDWFVQFRGNYGTNRNEVRFVDEAINDESYAYRLRRTGYMLGQHWGYEIDRSNGNGFFNSQQELDAYLSKTTYGFGSPRVGDFIYKDLNGDGVVNDKDMQPLRYSHIPGFTWGATFAATWKMIDVTVFFQGVGKYTGRYADNGVYEIIKQGTFFDFHRNAWTPERYASGEKITYPALSTKSNTNFTANDFFITDRAFTRLKNAEVAVNLPKSWISPIGLKSARVYVGGQNLMTLSKNFVMTHLDPEGNNAIGYPITRTFSVGFNTSF